The bacterium genome includes the window TCATCGACCTGAGCGGGTACGTCGATCCGTTCGTCGCCATCCTCTTCGGCTTCGCGAGCGAGTCGACCGACTTCGCGCCGGACACCGGAACGGACACGACCGACTCCGCGAGCGGCTTCGGTTATCGCGGCGACCTCGGCATCAACATCGCGGTTGCGCGAACCGTCGGCATCGCGCCGTCGATCTTCTACCGCGGCGAGTCGCTGTCGGGCACCGCGGACGTCGTCACGACAACCGTCGATCCGACCACGGGTGCCGAGACGACCACGACGGCCGAGGCGGACTACGATACGACGAGCGGGCGTTTCGGCCTGGGCGTCGCTATCAACGTGTTCCTCAACTAGTCGAGTCCGACCGAAAAAAACGGCGCGCGGAATTTCGCGCGCCGTTTTTGTTTGACTTTTCGCGCACACGCAAAAACGGCCGGCGGGTATCGCCGGCCGCTCGCGTTTCGGATTGTTTCGAAACCTACCGGATTCGCTTTTCGCGGATGCGCGCGGCCTTGCCGGTCAACTCGCGCAGGTAGTAGAGCTTCGCGCGGCGCACGGCGCCGTGTCGCACCACCTCCACCGAGTCGACGGCGGGCGAATAAAACGGGAATGTGCGTTCCACGCCAATGCCGCCGTGGCTGACCTTGCGCACGGTGAATGATCCGCGGTTCACGCGGTTGCGGATGCCGATGACCACGCCCTCGTACGGCTGCACGCGGCTCTTGTCGCCCTCGGTGATGCGGACGTTCACGCGAACGGTGTCGCCCGGCGCGAAGGAAGGCAGCGCGGGCTTTTCCTGCGCCCGTTCAATCATATCGATGCTGTTCATGACTTGCTCCGGCCCAAAAGACGGGGTTATATAGTCGATTCCCCTTCGCGTTGTCAAACGGACTCCGGCACGCGAACGGGCGTCGCCGCGAACCCATGAATATACCGAATTTCCGTTTTTGCTGGATGTATCCCCTTTATGCGGCCGCCACCGTGTACTACGGGTCCGTCGCGATCGCCGGGACGCTCGTTCGCCGCGACTCGGACATCCACGACCGTTGCGCGTTGCGTTGGGCGCGTTTCACCGCGAGGCTCTGCGGACTGCGTCTGACATGCCGCATGGCGCCCGCGTTCGACCCGAATCGAAGCTACGTCATCGTCAGCAATCACCTGAGCACGATCGACATTCCGGCCGTCTTTATCTCATCCCCGGTCCCGATCCGCTTTTTCGCCAAGAAGAACCTGTTCAAGGTGCCGATATTTGGGTGGGCGCTGTCGATCACCGGGCACGTGCCGGTGGACCGGCGTAAGGGACGCACCGATTTTTCTCGTCTGGACCGCGTCTGCGAGCAGCTCAAGCGCCGCCGGCGCTCGGTCATGGTGTTCGCGGAAGGCACGCGCACGCGCAACGGCCGCCTGCAACCGTTCAAGATGGGCGCGTTTCATCTGGCCAAACATCTGAACGTTCCTGTCGTGCCCGTCACGCTCAAGGGTACGGCCGCGATCAACCCGCCCAAACGCTACGCGTTGTATCCGGGCGACGCCGAGATCGTCTGGCACCACCCGATCGAACCCGAAGGGCTCGACGCGCACCAGCTCGCGCGCCTTGCGCGAAACGTGATTGCCCGCGAGCTTGGCGAGCCCGAGGAGCCGGAGGAGCAGTTCGTCGAGCCAAAGGTGGCGGCGGGCTGAACGCGCGCATCGCATCCGGCGGTACACGGAGAGAGCAGAGCGGTAAGCCCTTGAACCGGGAACGGCAACCCCGCTTGAAGCGGTGGCAACTCGATCCTCAATCCTCAATCCCCGATCCTCGCCGCACCAGCACCACGATATCCGCAACGTTCGTCGCCGTCACGCGCACGGGCAGTGCGTCGCCGAGCCGCGTAAAGATCCGCGCCGTATCGTGCCGGGCGATCGCGCCGTGGACGTCGATCCGCGCGGACAGGGCACGCGCGATCGTGTCGCCAAACGCCATCGCCCCGCCGGTTTCGCTTGTGCCGTCGCGGCCGTCGGTCGCAAGCGCGAGGACCGCCGATCCGGGCATCGACGCCATCCGCATCGCCAGATGCGCCGCCAGTTCCGTGCAGCGCCCGCCGCGGCCGGCCGCGTTTCGCGCGCCGATGCGAACCTCGCCGCCGGCGACAAGCGCGCACGATTGTTCGCCGGACGCGAGCGCGTCGAAATCGCGCGCGAGCCGATCCGCCGCGTCCGCGACGGCGTCGTCGAGCCAATCGTCGATGACGCGCACGACGTACCCGCGCCGCGAAAGTTCGTCCGCCGCTGCCTTGCGCGCGCCGGCGTTTGTGGCGATGACCGCGAAAGGCCCGAGCGACGGCGCGGCCGGCGAACCCGCGACGACCCGTTCGATCTCAAGTGTCGATTCCCGTCCCAGCATCTCCCGGATGTAGGGAAAATCGCCGGCGAGCCCGTATCGGATGAGCGCGGCGATCGCCTCCGAGCAAGGCGGGCCGTCGAACACGGTCGGACCGGAACCGATGTCGCACGGATCGTCGCCAGGCACGTCGGAGACCGCGAGCGTCACGATTGATGTGCGCCGCGCGGCCATCGCCAGGCGCCCGCCCTTCACGGACGACACGCGCCGGCGAACGGCGTTGACCTCCGAAATCGATGCGCCGGACGCGAGGAGCGCGCGCACAAGGGAGCGTTTTTCGCCGAAGAAGAGCCAGTCGGCCGGTGCGGCCATCAGCGCCGACGCACCGCCGGAAAGCAGCACGAGAAGAAAAGTCTTTTCATCGGCCGCGCGCGCCATCGACATCGCCGCGCGCGCGGCAGCCAGGCTCCCCCGGCCCGGCACGGGATGCTCGCCGACCATCACGCGCACGCGCGGATCGGCCGGCGCGGGTTGTTCGTCGTCCATCGGGGCGATGACAAGCGCCTCGGTCACGATGTCGCCGAGTTTCGCGAGCGCGGCGTCCGCCATCGGCCGCGCCGCCTTGCCGGCGGCGACGATGACGGCGCGATCGACGGCCCGACTCACAATGCGGCCGCCATTCACAAAAATCGCGTTGCCGTCGCGCGACAGCGCCTCTGCCACGCACGCGCCCGCGTGCACGCTCGCGATCGCCGCTTCGCCCGCGGCGAGAAGATCGCGGCGAAGACGATCGCGCGCTTCGACGAGACCGGTCACGACGCCCATTCTGTCCTTCAAGTCCATATCGTCCATTTTGTCCACGGTGCGTTTGGAGTCGAATCCCGGCGCATTGATGCCGCGGACCGTCGCGCGTAAAATGCGGCCCCTTTAACGGCCGCCTTGGGCCGGCTTGCGCGCGGCGCTCGCCGGGCTGGACGAAACATGACCACGACAATGATTTCGCGCGGCGCGTTCTGCGTTCTCGCGATGATACTTGCGTTTGCCGCCGGCTGTTCGTGCGGCGACGACGATGACGACGCGGACACCGGCGACCTGCCGGGCGTGGACGACGACGCCTCGGACGACGATGCGGCCGACGATGACACCGATGACGACGCGGGTGATGACGACGCATCCGATGACGATGACACCGGCGATGACGACACGGGTGATGACGACACGGACGATGACGACACGAGCGACGACGATACATCCGACGACGACACGATCGATGACGACGCGTCCGATGACGACACCGGCGACGACGATACATCCGATGACGACACGGGCGACGACGATACCGGCGACGACGATCTGATCGACTTCCCGCCCGACGACGGCCGGCTCTACGCGGCGGCGGGCCGCATCGTCGTGACGCCGAACGAAACGAATCACCCCGAGCCTTTTTACATGGGCGGCACGTCGCAAGACCGCGTCGCGACCGGCACGCACGACGAGCTGTACGCCTCCGCGCTGGCGCTGGCCCAGGGCGACGAACACGTGATCATCGTCAGTCTCGATCTCGTGGGCTGGCCGCGCAGCCCCGTCCGCCGCGTTCAGGACGACCTCGACGCGATGGGATTCGATGGCGCGCATGTGCTGATCCAGTCGACGCACAACCACGAAGGCCCGGACACGATGGGCATCTGGGGGCCGGATTATCTGCACACCGGCGCGGACGCGACCTACAACAAGTTCCTGCACGAGACGATCGTGGAGCTCGTGCTTTCGATCTGGGCCGAGCTTGTCCCGGTGACGATGCAGGCGGCCACCGAGACATTCGACGATCCGGGCACGAACGATCCGTTCCTTCAACGCGACTCGCGCAAGCCGGTGCGCGTCATTCCGTATTATTCCGCCGCACGCTTTGTCGATGACGAGGACGGCGTCGTCGCGACGCTCGTCAACTGGCACACGCACCCGGAGGTGGTGATCGGCTCGAAGGAATTCACCTCCGACTTCCCCGGTTATCTGCGCGATCGGATCGAGTCGCTCGACGGCGGCACGGCGGTTTATCTGACGGGCGCGGTCGGCGGGCTATCGACGCCGCTTGGGGTGAAGGTGCCGGCGCTCGACGAAAACGGCGACCGGATCATCGACGGGAATGGGCAGGTCTATTTGAGCGAAGGCACGTGGGAAAAAACGCGCAGCCTCGGGTGGCTTCTGGCCGACGCCGCGCTGGACGCGCTCGATGGGGCGACGCCGGACGCCGCGCCCACGCTTGCGGTGAGCGTCGCCGACACGCCGATCCCCGGAACGAACCCGTTCCTTCTCGCGCTGTTTGTCATCGGCCTTGTCGATTACGAATTGCAGGATCTCCTGTTTGACGCGGCGACGTGCGGCCTGATGCCGTGCGTCAGGGAGCAGATCGGCGTCGTGCGGCTCGGCGATATCGTGCTTGTCACCTCGCCGGGCGAGACGTTCCCCGAGACGATCATCGGGCGCGAGGCGTCGTCGCATGATTACGGCGGTACCTACGGCGTGTTTGACTATCCCGCGATGACGGGCGTGTTCGACGGCCGCGACATCGCCGTGCCGATGCACATGGCGCTCACGGGCGACGAAATCGGCTACATGGTGCCGAAAACGGATTTCCACGAACTCGACCATCCGGACTTCTACGAGGAAGGCTACTGCCTGGGCTACCGCGCGGAGGAAACGTACCGCGCCGCGATGAATGATCTGCTGGATGGCGCGCTGTGACGAGGATAGAGGATTGAGTGAAACGCCGTCGCGGGCGGTGTCGATTGGCGTTGCGGAAAGTCGACGGGTCCGGTCCATCATGTCCATGGTGTCCATCGTGTCCATTGCGAAACCGCGACGGGTAACGGGCTGACCGCCTCGCATTTGACGCGCCCCCATCCCCGCCCCTATAAGGCCCCCATGCGCTACTCGCAATTCTTCATTCCGACGCTCAAAGAGAACCCCGCCGAGGCGGAGGTGATCAGCCACCAGCTCATGGTGCGCGCGGGCATGATCCGCAAGACCGCCGCGGGCATCTACGACGTGCTGCCCCTCGGGCTGCGCGTGTTTCGCAAGGTCGAGGCGATCGTGCGCGAGGAGATGAACCGCGCCGGCGCGCTCGAGGTGCTCGTGCCCGTCATCCAGCCCGCGGAGCTGTGGCAGGAGTCCGGCCGCTGGCAGAAATACGGCGCCGAACTCCTGCGTATCAAGGATCGGCACGAGCGCGAGTTCTGCTTCTCGCCGACCGCGGAAGAGGTCATCACCAACATCGTCCGCCGCGACGTGCGCAGCTATCGCGAGCTGCCGGTGAATCTCTACCAGATCAATACGAAATTCCGCGACGAAATCCGCCCGCGCTTCGGCTTGATGCGCGGGCGCGAGTTCATCATGAAGGACGCCTACAGCTTCGACGCCAACGACGCCGGCGCGGACGAAAGCTACGAGAAGATGCGCGTGGCGTACCACCGCATCTTCCGCCGCTTCGGGTTCCGCTTCCGCGCGGTAGAGGCCGATTCCGGCACGATCGGCGGGTCGTTTTCGTCCGAATTCATGGTGCTCGCCGACACGGGCGAATCCGTCGTCGTCTCGTGCGAGGCGTGCGATTTCGCCGCGAATATCGAAAAGGCGGTGACGCACCGCGCGTCCGCGCCCGCGTCGCGGGAAGAGCCGAAGGCGCTCGAAACCGTGGCGACGCCGAATATGAAGTCGATCGAGGAGATCGCCGGTTTTCTTTCCGTTGCGCCCGCCCGCTGCATCAAGACGTTGATCTACATCGCCGACGGCGAAACCGTCGCCGTGCTGGTGCGCGGCGATCGCGAGGTCAACGAGATCAAGCTGAAAAATCTGCTCGACGCGGATGAGGTCGCGCTGGCCGATCCGGAAACCACGGAAAAGGCGACCGGCGCGCCCGTCGGATTCGCCGGGCCGGTCGGCCTTGCCGTGAAGACGATCGCCGACTACGAGATCGAACGCGTCGAAAATGGCGTCACCGGCGCGAACAAGGCCGACGCGCACCACGTCAACGTCAATCCCGGCCGCGACTTCACGCCGACCCTGTACGCGGACATCCGCGACGCGGCGGCGGGCGATCCGTGCCCGCGCTGCGAGGGCGGGAAGCTTCGCGTCGATCGCGGCATCGAGGTCGGGCACATCTTCAAGCTCGGCACGAACTATTCCGCGGCGATGGGGTGCGTCGTGCAGCTTGAAACCGGGGAGCAGGCGCCCGCGGTGATGGGCTGCTACGGCCTTGGCATCGGGCGCACGGCGGCGGCATCGATCGAGCAGAACCACGACGAAAACGGCATCGTCTGGCCGATCCCGATCGCGCCGTTTTCCGTCATCGTCACGGCGATCAACCCGAAGGGCGAAGTCGCCGGGGCCGCGGAACGTCTCTACAGCGAGCTGCTCGACGCGGGGATCGACGTATTGTACGACGACCGCGACGAGCGCGCGGGCGTGAAGTTCAAGGACGCGGACCTTTTGGGCATCCCGCTGCGCGTCAACGTCGGCGCCAAGGGGCTGGCCGACGGCGTGGTCGAGCTGAAATTCCGCGCGAAACCCGACGAAGCGCCCGAGCGCGTGCCGGTCGGCGAGATCGCCGCGCGCCTCGTGGCGATCGTCGAGGACGCGCTGCGCCCGCCGGTGTCAACGGACATTCCGAAACCGCCGGTCTAAAAAGCCAATGACGCGGCCCCCGCGCCGCGCGATCGAAATCGAAAATTTCCAGACTTCCCGGAGGAAACCCTGACTCCCTACGAACGCGTCATCGTTGCCCTGGATACCCCCGACCCGAAGCAGGCCCGCAAGTGGGCCGCGGCGCTCGCCGGCGGCAAGGACGACACCGTCCGCGTCGGCGCGGTGAAGGTCGGGCTCGAATTGTTCACCGCCGCCGGCCCGAAGATCGTAAGCGACCTGGTCAAGGATGGGCATCGCGTGTTTCTCGACCTCAAGTACCACGATATCCCAAACACCGTGGCGGGCGCGGTGCGTTCCGCGTGCGAGCTCGGCGCGCGCATGATGAACGTCCACGCGCTCGGCGGACGCGAGATGATGCGGGCCGCCGTCGAGGCCGCGGACGAGTTCGGCGAGTCGCCCGAATCCGAGACCGAGGGTCAGAAGCGCCCGCTCGTCATCGCCGTCACCGTGCTGACCAGCATGGACGCGCGCGAGCTTGGCGAAGTGGGCAGCGCGTTTCAGTTCGAGACGATCTACGACACGATGGACCCCAAGCGCTTTTCGCCCGGCGACGTGATGCCGAGGCTCATGAAGGCGATCTCCAAATACGAACGCGGCCGCGCCAAGGAATACCTCGACGCCATGGATCAGGACGAAGGTCCGGAATCGATCACGGCGCTCGCGACCCCGCCGGCGGTGCACCTGGCGCTGATGGCGAAAAACGCGGGGCTCGACGGCGTGGTGTGCTCGCCGAAGGAGGCGGCCGTCATCCGCAAGGTGTGCGGCGAGGAGTTCCTGATCGTCACGCCCGGCGTGCGCCCGCGGGATGCGGACGCGGACGACCAGAAGCGCGTGACGACGCCCGCGGAGGCGATCGCCGCCGGCGCGGACTTCATCGTGGTCGGCCGGCCGATCACCGCCGCGCCCGACCCGCGCGCCGCGCTGGAGACGCTTTTCGATTAGCGGATGAAACAAGCACGTTACGCGACTATCGGCGCCCGCTCGCGGCATCGCAATTCAGCGGTACACCGGGCACACGGAGAAGCCACGGAGAACACGGAGGAGAAAAAGGGGCTGGAACCGCGACCATCAGGGAGCGGGCACGGCGTGTTGCGACGGCCTTCCAGTCTTTCCGACTTCCGGCCTTACTCCAGCCCCACCAACTCGCAGTCGGGCGTGACCTCGACCCGGTGCTCGGCGACGACGCCAAACTGCACGCACTGATTCTCGAGAACGTCATCCACCGGCTCGCGCGGATCGTGCACCACGTCGCACACCCAGTTCTCGACGATCTTTTCGGCAAGGCACGGGCCGTCGGACAGATCGAATCCGGATTGGCGAGCGAGATTGCACTGCACGACGCACGAGCGGCAGGCCTCCGCGGGTTCGCCTTCGGTCACGCCGGCGCATTCCTCGGCGGCGTCGGTGCCGTCAAAATCGTCGTCGCCGAAATCATCGTCCGCGGCGTCGTCGTCCGCGGCATCGTCGTCATCGTCGTCTCCGCCGCTGCCGCCGTCGTCGTCATCGTCGTCGTCGCCGCTATCGGGAACGCACGCGATGATCGCGAACGACAGCGCGAAAAGCAGCGCCACCATCGCGGCCAGAATGTTCGTGTTTGAACGCACCTTCAAATTCTCCCTCAAATGAATGGCGAATCATTAGCACAAATACGATCGAGGATCGAGGATTGTCGCGAGGATTGAGGATCGAGGATTGAGGATTGAGTGGACGGCGCAGGCGACGGTGGCGACAACCCGGACGAAAATCGGCTTTTCCACCGCCCGAGATCGCCCCGGGCAATCGCTTGCTCGCACTCGATCCTCAATCCTCAATCCTCGATCCTCCATTGCGCATATTTGCGTTCGCGGGCGAATCGGATAACGTGTGGGCGCTTTTTCCCGGGAATCGCGCCGGCGAAAGCCGTCGTTTGGCACCAAGCGGAAGGTCCGCCGTTGACCGAAACCTCCTCGCGCCTAGCGGCGATCCTTGTCGCCGCGACGCTGATCCTTCTGGCCGCGCCCGGCGCGTGGGCGAAGGACACGCGTTTCATGCCGTCGCCTGAAGGCGGCGGGCGCTGGCTCTATCTTTATCAAACGGGCACGCGCGAAATCACCGTGCGTCCCGCCCTTGCGTACGGCGGCACGATCGAGAAGATTTTCGACTTCGCGTGGTCGCGCAACGTGTCGTTCGGCGTCAGCTATCTGCACAGCCGCAGCCACGGCGAAACGCACGATCTGGACAGCGACGACGTCGAGGTCTTCAACCTCAACGTCGATACCTTTTCGGCGAACATCGGCTATTTTTTCACCGGCCGCCGCATTCAGCCGTACATCTCCGTGGGCGCCGGCGCCGCGATCATGAAATACGAACCGGAATCGGCGACGGGAAAGATCTGGGAGCAGGACCCCTACCTCAACATCGGCGGCGGCGCCGATTTTTCGCTCTGGGAAACCGAGGGCGGCGCCACGCTCGACCGCGTGCTGCTCGGCGCCCGGCTCCGCTACGAATATTTCAGCGTGCAGGAAATCGTGGACACGGGCCTTGTCGCGATCACCGCGACCGCGCGCCTGGT containing:
- a CDS encoding 1-acyl-sn-glycerol-3-phosphate acyltransferase, coding for MNIPNFRFCWMYPLYAAATVYYGSVAIAGTLVRRDSDIHDRCALRWARFTARLCGLRLTCRMAPAFDPNRSYVIVSNHLSTIDIPAVFISSPVPIRFFAKKNLFKVPIFGWALSITGHVPVDRRKGRTDFSRLDRVCEQLKRRRRSVMVFAEGTRTRNGRLQPFKMGAFHLAKHLNVPVVPVTLKGTAAINPPKRYALYPGDAEIVWHHPIEPEGLDAHQLARLARNVIARELGEPEEPEEQFVEPKVAAG
- the pyrF gene encoding orotidine-5'-phosphate decarboxylase, encoding MTPYERVIVALDTPDPKQARKWAAALAGGKDDTVRVGAVKVGLELFTAAGPKIVSDLVKDGHRVFLDLKYHDIPNTVAGAVRSACELGARMMNVHALGGREMMRAAVEAADEFGESPESETEGQKRPLVIAVTVLTSMDARELGEVGSAFQFETIYDTMDPKRFSPGDVMPRLMKAISKYERGRAKEYLDAMDQDEGPESITALATPPAVHLALMAKNAGLDGVVCSPKEAAVIRKVCGEEFLIVTPGVRPRDADADDQKRVTTPAEAIAAGADFIVVGRPITAAPDPRAALETLFD
- a CDS encoding DUF4147 domain-containing protein, with translation MKDRMGVVTGLVEARDRLRRDLLAAGEAAIASVHAGACVAEALSRDGNAIFVNGGRIVSRAVDRAVIVAAGKAARPMADAALAKLGDIVTEALVIAPMDDEQPAPADPRVRVMVGEHPVPGRGSLAAARAAMSMARAADEKTFLLVLLSGGASALMAAPADWLFFGEKRSLVRALLASGASISEVNAVRRRVSSVKGGRLAMAARRTSIVTLAVSDVPGDDPCDIGSGPTVFDGPPCSEAIAALIRYGLAGDFPYIREMLGRESTLEIERVVAGSPAAPSLGPFAVIATNAGARKAAADELSRRGYVVRVIDDWLDDAVADAADRLARDFDALASGEQSCALVAGGEVRIGARNAAGRGGRCTELAAHLAMRMASMPGSAVLALATDGRDGTSETGGAMAFGDTIARALSARIDVHGAIARHDTARIFTRLGDALPVRVTATNVADIVVLVRRGSGIED
- the rplS gene encoding 50S ribosomal protein L19 — its product is MNSIDMIERAQEKPALPSFAPGDTVRVNVRITEGDKSRVQPYEGVVIGIRNRVNRGSFTVRKVSHGGIGVERTFPFYSPAVDSVEVVRHGAVRRAKLYYLRELTGKAARIREKRIR
- a CDS encoding proline--tRNA ligase, which encodes MRYSQFFIPTLKENPAEAEVISHQLMVRAGMIRKTAAGIYDVLPLGLRVFRKVEAIVREEMNRAGALEVLVPVIQPAELWQESGRWQKYGAELLRIKDRHEREFCFSPTAEEVITNIVRRDVRSYRELPVNLYQINTKFRDEIRPRFGLMRGREFIMKDAYSFDANDAGADESYEKMRVAYHRIFRRFGFRFRAVEADSGTIGGSFSSEFMVLADTGESVVVSCEACDFAANIEKAVTHRASAPASREEPKALETVATPNMKSIEEIAGFLSVAPARCIKTLIYIADGETVAVLVRGDREVNEIKLKNLLDADEVALADPETTEKATGAPVGFAGPVGLAVKTIADYEIERVENGVTGANKADAHHVNVNPGRDFTPTLYADIRDAAAGDPCPRCEGGKLRVDRGIEVGHIFKLGTNYSAAMGCVVQLETGEQAPAVMGCYGLGIGRTAAASIEQNHDENGIVWPIPIAPFSVIVTAINPKGEVAGAAERLYSELLDAGIDVLYDDRDERAGVKFKDADLLGIPLRVNVGAKGLADGVVELKFRAKPDEAPERVPVGEIAARLVAIVEDALRPPVSTDIPKPPV